From Pseudomonas arsenicoxydans:
TCGAGGTCGAGATACCGCACAGAAACGAAGCCAGTACGAACAGGATGGTCGCCCAGAGAAACAGCTTCACCTCACCGAAACGCCGGCTCAGCCAACCGGTCAGCGGCAAGGCGATGGCGTTGCTCACGGCAAATGAAGTGATCACCCACGTGCCCTGCTCCGAGCTCACGCCCAGGTTGCCGGAAATGGTCGGCAGCGCCACGTTGGCGATGGTGGTGTCGAGCACTTGCATGAAGGTCGCCAGCGACAGGCCGATGGTGCTGAGCAGCAGGCTGGGCGGGGTGAAAGACGCGTTATTGCTCATCGCGAATCCTTTGAAACCGGGCTGTCGCGGCGCCGTTCAACGGGCGCCGCGTGGGGATTGGCGAATCAGCGTTGAACGGTTTTGCTGACCGCAGCGCTGTTGTCGTGGATCAACTGCGTGATCATCGCGTCGGCCTCGGCCAACTGACGGTCATACACGTTGGTGCTGAACGAAGCCTTTTGTGGCGGCTGTTGCGCCAGCACCGGGCCACTCTGGTCATGCAGGTTCACATCGACCTGAGTCGAGAGGCCGACCCGCAGCGGATGCTTGGCCAGTTCTTCGGCGTTGATGTGAATCCGCACCGGTACGCGCTGGACGATCTTGATCCAGTTGCCGGTGGCGTTCTGCGCTGGCAGCAAGGCGAACGCGCTGCCGGTCCCGGCGCCGAGGCTGTCGATGGTGCCGCTGAATTTAACGTCGCTGCCGTACAGGTCGGCTTCGATGTCCACCGGCTGGCCGATGCGCATGTCACGCAGTTGGGTTTCCTTGAAGTTGGCGTCGATCCACAGCTGATCCAGCGGAATCACCGCCATCAGCGCAGTGCCTGGCTGAACCCGTTGACCCAGTTGCACGGAGCGCTTGGCCACATAACCGGTGACCGGCGCGATCAAGGTGCTGCGCGAATTGTTCAGGTAGGCCTGACGCAGCTGCGCGGCAGCCGCCATTACGTCTGGATGCGACGACACCACAGTGTCATCCACCAACGCGCTGGTGGTTTTCAGTTGTTGCTTGGCGTTGGCCAGGGCGTTTTGTGCCGAGGTCAGGTCGTCGCGAGCGTGGGACAGTTCTTCCTGGGAAATCGCCCCGCCAGCGGCAAGGTTTTTCCGCCGATTGAAGTTGTCTTGCGCCTTTTGCACTTCTGCCTGCTGGGCGTTGACTTGGGCTTTCATGCCGTCGACGTTGCTATACAAGCCGCGAACCTGACGCACGGTGCGGGCCAGGTTGGCCTGGGCACTTTGCAGACCGACTTCGGCATCGTTCGGGTCAAA
This genomic window contains:
- a CDS encoding HlyD family secretion protein, which translates into the protein MATADTSQAPDNAQDTSNPRKRKIMLVVLAIVVILAGIGVWGYHEFYGRWNESTDDAYVNGNVVEITPLVTGTVVSIGADDGDLVHEGQVLINFDPNDAEVGLQSAQANLARTVRQVRGLYSNVDGMKAQVNAQQAEVQKAQDNFNRRKNLAAGGAISQEELSHARDDLTSAQNALANAKQQLKTTSALVDDTVVSSHPDVMAAAAQLRQAYLNNSRSTLIAPVTGYVAKRSVQLGQRVQPGTALMAVIPLDQLWIDANFKETQLRDMRIGQPVDIEADLYGSDVKFSGTIDSLGAGTGSAFALLPAQNATGNWIKIVQRVPVRIHINAEELAKHPLRVGLSTQVDVNLHDQSGPVLAQQPPQKASFSTNVYDRQLAEADAMITQLIHDNSAAVSKTVQR